The genomic window ACGAGTCCGGGGTCAAGTCCTGGCAGACCGTGGGCAGCGCCTGGGCCCCCTGGCACCAGGAGCGCCCCGTCATCCGGGCCCGCGTCATCACCCCCGACGGGCGGGTGCACGCCCTGGATCCAGCGACCCTGGGCGAATTTCCCATGAACGAGGACGACACCACCCTCTACGACGACCGCAGGAGGCTGGCCGGGCCCCTGCCCCAGCTCGCCGTGGGCGCGGTGGCCGAGGTGGAGGTCGTCACCCAGGAAACGGCCCCGGTCCACGCCTCCGGGACCCTGGCCACCCTTTCCCTCCACCAGCCGGTCCCCGTGGAGCACACCCGGGTGCGGGTGGAAGTCCCCGAAGCCCTGCCCTTCCGGTGGAAGCTGGCGGGCCTGGGGCCGGTCCAGCCCCAGCGGACCCGGGAAAACGGCCGGGTCCGCCTGACCCTCGAGCTGGGTCCCATGGAGCCTCCCGAGGACCCGGAGGCCTACTCGGATCCCGAGGCCCAGCCACGACCCAGCCTCACCTTCTCCACCGCGCCTTCCTGGGCGGCGGCGGCGGCCGGCTACCTGGAGATCACCGAACGCCAGATCGCCGGCGCCGATCTGGCGGCCTGGGCCCGCTCGGCCATGGGCGACGCGACGGATCCCAGGGAGAAGATCAACCGTCTCCTGGCCCGGATCGGGCGGACCGTCCGTTACACGGGCGTGGAATTCGGCGAAGCGGGCATCGTTCCCCGAACCCCCGCCGAAACCCTCGCGCGCGGCTACGGCGACTGCAAGGACAAGGCCGCGCTCCTGGTGGCCCTGCTCCGCCAGGCGGGCATCGAGGCCCGGATGGCCCTGCTTGAAACGGGGCCGGGCCGGGACGTTGACCCGGAGCTGCCCGGCCTGAACCACTTCGACCACGCCATCGTGGTGGTGCCCGGGGCCGAACCCCTGTGGATCGATGTCACCGCCGAGTACGGCCGCGCCGGCGACCTGCCCTTCATGGACCAGGGGCGGCAGGCCCTGGTGGTGGACCGCGGCACCACGGGCCTCGCGACCACTCCCAGGGCCCCGTCCACCGCGAACCTGATCCTGGAGACCCGGGAGGTGTTCCTGTCCGAATCCGGCAAGGCCCGGGTCGTGGAGACCTCCCATCCGTCGGGCCTCGCCGAGATGACCCTGCGGGGCGAGTTCCCGCCCGCGGACCCGAAAAAGCAGAAGGACAACCTCCGCAAATACGTCCAGGACACGTACACGGCCCGGGAGCTGGGCGAGTGCGTCGTGGCCGAGGCTTCCGACCTGGGCCGGCCCTTCACCCTCCGCCTGGAGGGGCTGGACTGCGGCATGGGCCTCACCACGGATGTGGACGCAGCGGTGACCCTCAATGCCTGGGACATGAGTTCCAGACTCCGGAAGCTCATCCCCACTTCCTACGACCGCAAGGGCAAGGCACCGGTCCAGCACCGGAAGCAGGACCTGCTCATTCCCGAGCCCTATTCGGTTGAATGGCGGTACCGGATCGCCGTTCCCGCGGGCTTCGAGGCCCGTCCCCTCCCGCCCTCGGACCGCCTTCCCTTCGGCCCCGCGAGCCTTGTGCGGACCTTCGAGAAGGGGCCGGAGGGGATGGTCCTGGCAACCTTCCGCTTCGATTCCGGCAAGGCCCGGTGGACCGCCGTGGAGGTGGAGGCGGCCCGGGAAGCCCTGGAGGCCTTCGGCGCCTCGCTGCCCACGCGCCTGCTCTTCGACCAGGTGGGCGAAGCCCATCTGGCGGCGGGCCGGATCAAGGAGGCCCTCCGGACCTTCCACACCCAGGCCGAGGCCCAGCCCTCCAAGGGCATTCCCCTCAGCCGCCTGGCCATCGCCCTGCTGCAGGCCGGCCTGGGCGGGGCCGCCCGGGACGCCGCGCGCAAGGCCTGCAGCCTGGAGCCCGCCAGCATGTTCACCCAGCGTGCCCTGGGCTGGGTTCTGCTCCACGACCTGGTGAACCGGAGCTACCACCCGGGGTGGGACTATCCGGGCGCCCTGGCCGCCTACCGCAGGGCCAAGGAGCTTGCTCCCCAGGACGCCCTGACCCGGAAGAACCTGGCCATCCTCCTGGAACACAACCGGGAGGGCATGCGCTACGGGCCGGGCGCCGACCTGGACGCGGCGATCAGGGAGTATCAGGACCTCCGCAAGGAACTCAAGGTGGAGGACATGAACGTCAACCTCCTGACCGTCCTTTGGCGGGCGGGCCGCTACAAGGAGGTGGAGGCGTGCGCCCGGACCCTGCCCACGCCCCGGGAAGGCCACGCCTGGCTCCTGGCAGCCCTGGCCGCCACCCGGGGCGGCACGGCGGCCCTCCAGGAGGGCGCCACCGTCATCGCGGACCAGGCCCAGCGGCGGTCCGCCCTGCTGGAGGCGGGCGACCTCCTCGCCGGGGCACGCTTGTACCAGGAGGCAGCCACCCTCCTGTCCGCCGGGGCGGACGGAGCCGCCAATGCGCCTGCCATCCGGGGCCGGGCCTCCGTGCTGGCCAGGACCCGCATCTTCGACGTCCGCAAGCTGGATCCCGCCGATCCCGCCACGCCGGTGTGGCGCCTGTTGCAGACCGCGGTTGACTCCGCCGCCACGGACGCCGACCTCTTAAAGCTCTTCACGCCGGCCCTCCGGGCCAGCGTGGGCAAGGAAGGGGGCGTGAAGGACCTTCGCAAGGGCCTGGGATTCAACACCATGAAGCGCAACGGGACAGGCGTCGCCCCCGCGGTCACGCTGGACGTGATCCACGCCCTGAGCCAGGTTGTGGTAACCGGAGACCCCGCGTCCGCCTTCAAGGTCTCCCTGAAGACTCCTGGAGCGGAAGATTCCAACGCACTCTCCTGGTTCGTGGTCCAGGAAAAGGGCCAGTTCCTCCTGGCGGCCACCGACAGCATCCTATCCACCCTCGGGATCGAGGCCATCCGGCGCCTGGACAAGGGCGATGAGGCCGGGGCCCGGGCCATGCTGGACCATGCCCTGGATGAGGTGAGGCCGGGAAGCAAGGACGACCCCCTGTCCGGCCACCCCTTCCGCCTGTTCTGGGAGAAGGGGCGGACGGCGACCCGGGACGAGATCCGCGTCGCCGCGGCCGCGCTGGAAGGGCCGGACAAGGACTGCGCGGGGGCCGTGGCGATCCTGGCCGCCGCGCCGCCCTCGGAGAAGCGTGACCTTGCCCTCATGAACGCCCATCTGGCGCGCTCGGAATGGAACGCCGCCCTTCCCCTGAGCGAGGGCCTGGCCAAGGCCCATCCCACCTCCAAGGTGGCCGCCCGCGCCTGGGCCGCCAGCCTGAACGGGAAGCGGAAATGGCCCGAACTCCTGGCCGCCGCGGGGCAGGCGCTCGCGAGGACCCCGGACGACAACGAACCCGCGGACTGGAAGGCCAAGGCGCTGGGCATGCTGGGACGGCACCAGGAGCGGGAAGACGTCCTCAAGGCGCTTGTCGATTCTGGCAGGGCCACGTCCACCGACTTCAACAACCTCGCCTGGGGCACCCTGGTCCAGGGCCGGGTCACCGACCAGTCGGTGGAATGGGCCCGCCGGTCGGTCCTCCTCAAGGCCGAGAAGAACGGCGCAGGGCAGCATACGCTCGCCTCCCTCCTGGCGGAGCGGGGCGAGGCCAAGGAAGCCCTGGACATCTTCCACAAGGAGATGTCGGACCTCGAGGAGGACGAGCCGCGAAGCCAGGACTGGTATCTCCTTGGCCGCATCGCCGAGCAGTTCGGGGAGACCGAGGCCGCCATCGACAGCTACCGGCGCGTGACCCCGCCCAAGGACGATTCCGAGGCCGAGGTGGATTCCTGCCACGCCCTCGCCGTGAAGCGGTTGAAACGCCTCGATAAGCCCGCCAGGAGCCAGTCTACGTAACAGGAGGCAGGCTCCTGCGCCGGAGGTGCAGCAGGAACTCCTTGTTCCCCTCCCCCCCCAGGATCGGGCTCACGTCCCACGCCAGCGGCCTCAGCCCGCTCTCCAGGAAGAAGTCCCAGATCTCCCGCTTCACCCGCTCGTGCACCTCGGGGTCCCTCACGATGCCGCCCGAGCCCACGTCGTCCCTTCCCGCCTCGAACTGGGGCTTCACCAGGAGGATGGCGTCGGCGCCGGGGGCCAGCGACGGGAGGATGGGCGGGATGGCCAGGCGCAGGGAGATGAAGCTGAGGTCGGCCACCAGGAGGGAGCAGGGCTCGGGCACGAGGGCGGGGTCCCACAGGCGGAGGTTCACCTGTTCCATGGAGACGACCCGGGGGTCGCTGCGGAGTTTCCAGTGGAGCTGGTTGGTGCCCACGTCCACGGCGTAGACGCGGGTGGCGCCCCGCTGGAGGAGGCAGTCCGTGAATCCGCCGGTGGAGGCGCCGGCGTCGAAGCAGACGCGGCCTTCGGGGTCCACCCGGAAGGCCTCCAGGCCATGGGCCAGCTTCAGGCCGCCCCGGCTGACGAAGGGGAGGGCCTCGCCCCGCAGGCGCAGGACGGCCTCCTCGGCCACCAGGGCGCCGGCCTTGGTGACGGGGCGGTCGTCCACCAGGGCGTCGCCGGCCATGATCCGCGCGGCGGCCTTGCTGCGGGTCTCGCAGAGGCCCCGCTGCACCAGGAGCAGATCCAGGCGTGTCCTAGCCATGGAGGGCCATCGCCTTCTTCTGGCGTTTGACTTCCTTGCGGTAGACGCCCACGTTGCGGTTGTGCTCGGCCAGGCTGGGGGCGAAGGAGTGGCCGCCCCTGCCGGTGGCGACGAAATAGAGGTCCCTGCCCATCTGGGGGACCTTGGCGGCCTCGATGGCCGCGGCGCTGGGGATGGCGATGGGGGTGGGGGGCAGGCCGCCCACGGTGTAGGTGTTGAAGCGGCTGGCGCGGTGGATGTCCTCGGGGGTCGGGGCCGTGAACCGCAGGTCCCCGGAGGCCCACCTCGCGTAGAGCGACGTGGGGTCGCACTGGAGACGCATGCCGATCTTCAGGCGCTGGGCGTAGACGCCGGCGACCTTGGTGAGCTCCTCGGGCAGGCGGGTCTCCTTTTCGGCAAGGCTGGCGAGGATGAGCGTCTGGTAGGGCGGCAGGGCACCTCCCTCCAGGCTTGGCAGCACCTTGTCCCGGAAGGCCTCGGCCATGGCCAGGAGGATCTCCTCGGGCTCCTGGGCGTGGTTGACGCGGTAGGTGGCCGGGGCCAGCAGCCCCTCCAGGGTCTCCGCCTCGGGGAAGCCGGCCGTCTTCGCCAGGCGGGGGCTCTTCCACAGGGTCCAGAAGACGTCTTCGGGCACGAAGTCCCGGAGGCGGCGCTGGATCGCCCAGCCGTGGGCCCCCACGGGGAGGACGATGTTGGTGTAGTGGATGTCGGCCCGCTTGAGCTTTCCGGCCACGTCGGCCAGGGACGCCCGGGGTTCGATGGTGTACTCGCCCCGGATGAGCTGGAGCTTGCGGGCCCGGGCCCAGAGCTTGAAGAGGGCGGCGCTCCGGATGAGGCCGTCGCGCTCCATCTGGTCGGCCAGGGCGTCCACCGTGGTGCCCCGCTTCACCAGGAGCATGGACTGGGCGACCAGGGGACCCTGGCGCTTCCAGAGCCAGAGGCCCGACAGGGGCAGCAGGGCCAGGAGGGCCACTGCGGCGGCAAGACGGGTGGAAGTGCGGGATCGGGCCATGGTTCCAGCCTAGGAGGAAATCCGTCGCCATGCCATGGAACCGGAGAGCGGGAGCGGGCATCTTGTTAATTTATGGATTATTTATGAATAATGCGTATCAGCGCCACATCGGCCCCTTTTCCGCAACCATGCTCATCGCCGGCTCCATGATCGGCAGCGGCATCTTCATCGTCCCCGCGGAAATGGTCCGTACCGGGGGCACGGGCGCCTTCCTTCTCCTGGCCTGGGGCCTCACGGCCGTCCTCACCCTCCTGGGGGCCCACTCCTACGGGGAGCTGGCGGGGATTTTCCCCACGGCGGGGGGCCCGTTCGTGTACCTGAAGGAGAGCTACGGGCGCCTGGTGGCCTTCCTCTATGGATGGACCACCTTCCTCATCATCGAGACCGGGGCCCTGGCCGCGGTGGCCATGGCCTTCGGGAAGTTCCTGGGGACCTTCCTGCCCGCCGTGAGCGAGACCCGTTACCTGGTGGGGCCCCTGGAGGTCCGGGCCCTGGAGGTGGTGCCGGGGATCGTGGTGGGCCCCTACCACCTGGGCCTGACCCCGGCCCGGTTGGCGGCCATCGGGGTCATCGTCCTCCTGAGCGTGGTGAACGCCTATGGCGGGCGCATCGGGGTCTGGATCCAGAACGTCTTCACGGTGGCCAAGCTGGGCAGCCTGGCGGCCCTCATCCTCGTGGGGCTGCTGGCCGACGCCCCCGCCCACCCGCCCGGGGCGGCGGTCCCGGGCGCCCTGCCCTTCCTGGCCGCCCTGCTGGTGGTCCAGAGTGGCAGCCTGTTCTCGTCGGATTCCTGGAACTCGGTCACCTTCATCGCGTCGGAGATCCGGGAGCCCCGCAGGTCCATCCCCCTGGCCCTGCTGGTGGGCCCCCTCCTGGTGCTGGGCCTCTACCTCCTGGCCAACACCGTCTACCTCCGGATCCTGGGTCCCGGGGGGATCGCCTCGGCGCCGGGGGACCGGGTGGGCACCGCCACCCTCAACGCCCTGTTCGGCCCGGCCGGGTCCCGCGCCATGGCCCTGGCCATCCTGGTCAGCACCTTCGGGTGCGCCAACGGCCTGGTGCTGGCCGGATCCCGGCTCTACCAGACCCTGGCGGCCGACCGTCTGTTTTTCTCTTTGGCTGCCCGCCTGAACCGGTTCGGGGTTCCGGCCTGGGCCATGGGGTTCCAGGCGGCCTGGGCCTGCCTCCTCACCCTCACCGGGAGCTATGCCCAACTTCTTGAATTCTCCATGGTGGCCGCCACCCTCTTCTATGTATTGACAGTAGCCGGAATCTTCGTGCTCCGATGGAAGCGGCCCACCCTGGAACGGCCGGTGAAGATCTTCGCCTATCCGTTCCCGCCCCTCATCTACCTGGCGGGCGCCCTCGCATTCATCGCTGTTTTGCTTGTTTACCGCCCATCCTACACGTGGCCCGGCATGGCCCTGGTGCTCCTGGGGGTTCCCGTCTACCGGGTCGCATTCCGGGCAAAGCATACTTTCCAGACTATTTGTAAAAGAAGATGGTGGAATCACCAAAAATGAATTACTTTTCCTTGTGCATCGTGCCCCAATGAATTGATTGGGAGTCGTTGTTCATTTGACGCCCGCCCCTGGTGCCGGCCGGTTGCATCTATCCCCCGGGAGGCCCCTCGCCGCATCGCCGGGCAGACGGTGCACCAAAATACCGCTTGCCACAAAAGGTCTGGTATGAAGAATAATTCAAGACCTCCCTGTTGCACCCGAATCCGACAGGCCTCCCTTGCGACTCAATTGCTTCCGTTTTTCAACCCAATGCAGCCCCCGGATCCAGCAGGTTCACCGATGTCGCAACCAAATGGAAGACAGTTCTCGTCACATTCCCGAACGGCTCGTTCTTTGAAGTCCGGAGATCCTAGCCATGGCTGAAACCACCGACCCTCCCCAGGCTGAAGATGGACAGGCCGGCAACCGGTTCCTGAAGGGGCCTCACGTCCGCAAGGTCGTGAAGGTCGCCCTCGACACCTTTGTCGCTTGCCTAGGTTTCGTGGTGGCGTCAAGCGTCCTCCTGCAGGGCGTGAACTTCGGGCGCGGCATGGTCGCCTTCGTGCTCATCGCCATGTTCATCAACCTGGGACTGCGGTTCCACACCCAGCACTACCGGGCCATGGACATCCACGACGCCCGATGGCTTGTCCTGGGCACCGCCACCCTTGCGGGCACCAACATGACCCTCTGCCTGGTGCGGGGCGGCTGGACGGACAATGTCCGCCCGGACGTGGTCCTGGGCGCCAGCCTCATCACCGGCATCCTTTGGGTGGTGGTGCGCATGGCGGCCCTGGCCATCCACCAGCGCCGCCATTCGCATCCGTCCGTGGTGCCCGGCGGGATGCTGGCCGAGCGGACCCTCATCATCGGCGCGGGACGCGCGGGCGTCCTGCTCTGCCAGGAGCTGCGGGAGCATCCGCGCCTGCGCTGCAACGTGCTGGGCTTCATCGACGACGACCTGGAGAAGCAGGGGCTGAGAATCCTGGGCATCCCCGTCCTGGGCCCGACCACGCTCCTTCCGCTGATCATCCGCGAACAGAACGTCTCCCAGGTCATCCTGGGCATGGCGGGGGTGCGCGGAGCGCGGCTGCGTGAACTGTCCAAGATCGTCATGACCGAGGGCATCAAGCTCAAGACCGTCCCCGGCATCATGGACCTCGTGGGCGACCGGCCCTGGAAGCCCGAGGTGCGGGACATCGCCATCGAGGACCTGCTGCGCCGGGATCCCATCACCCTCGACACGGAGGCCATCCGGAAGGCCCTGGACAACCAGGTGGTCCTCATCACCGGCGCGGGCGGTTCCATTGGAAGCGAACTGGCCCGGCGGGTGGCCGACATCCACCCCGGCAAGCTCGTGCTGCTGGGCCGCGGCGAGAACAGCCTCTGGGAGGTGCAGCGGCAGCTGGTCAACCTCTTCCCGAACCAGGAAGTGGAGATCGCCCTGTGCGACATCCGCAACCCCGCCCGCCTCCACCAGGTATTCGAGAAGTGGCGGCCCCGGGTCGTCCTGCACGCCGCCGCCCACAAGCATGTGCCGTTCCTGGAGGCCAACCCCGAGGAGGCCATCGAGAACAACATCTTCGGCACCCGCAACGTCATCGAGGCCGCCAAGGCCTGCGGCACGCGGATCTTCGTGAACGTCTCCACCGACAAGGCCGTCAATCCGGTGAACATGCTGGGGGCCTCCAAGGCCGTGGGCGAGCTCCTGGTGGCCCGGGCCGCGATCGAGTGCCCCGGCTCCAAGTTCGTGAGCGTGCGGTTCGGCAACGTCCTGGGCAGCCGCGGCAGCGTGATCCCCCTTTTCCGGGACCAGATCCGGGGCGGCGGACCCGTCACCATCACCCACCCGGACATGGTGCGCTACTTCATGACCATCCCCGAGGCGGCCCAACTGGTCCTCCAGGCGGGCATCCTGGGCGACACGGGCAAGGTCTTCGCCCTGGACATGGGCGAACCCGTGCACATCGTCAACCTGGCCGAGGAAATGGTCCGCCTGTCCGGGTTCTCCCCGGGGGTGGACGTGGACATCCGCTTCACGGGGGTCCGGCCCGGCGAGAAGCTGGTGGAGGAGCTCTTCACCGAAGGCCGCGTATCCCGCACCACCGTCCATCCCAAGGTCTTTGAGGCCAAGGAGTTCCCTGTGGATCCCGAACGGCTGCGGGAGGGGCTCGCCGTCTTGCGGGAGATCCTGGACGGCGAAGGCGAGACCTGCTACCCGAAAATGCTCCGGTGCTTCATGGAGCTGATTCCCACCTTCCAGCCCTCCCCCCACGGCCTCGGCCGGTACCTCGATGCCGAGGCGACGCCGGTCAACGGGAAAATCGTGGCGCCCGCCGCCCCGATCGATTTCAGGTCTCCGGAAACCCTGGGCCTTCGCGCTTACATCTGATGGCATACTAGAAACCACAACAATCCACCTGGCCGTTTTTTTCTTTGGAGCGCATCGTGTTGCGAACCCTGGGGCACGCTCAAGTTCCTTCATCCATTCCGGTCCGGGTGGCCCCCCTGAGGTTCCGCCTCGGCCTGGGACTGCTGGCCCTGACGCTTCTGGCCGGTTGCCAGGCTCCGGGCATGAAGCTCACCTCCCGGCCCAACAGCCATGAGCGGCCCGAGGATGTGGGAGGTCTTGCCGTCACGCTGCATCCCGTATCGCCGGAACTGGTCAACCGTCAGGCCGCGCGCCCCGCGGTCCCGGTGGATCTCTCGGCCCTCGTGTCCGATCGGGCCCAGGTCTATCACGTGGGTTCCCAGGACGTGCTGCTCGTGACGGTGTGGGATCACCCCGAGATCTCCCTCCCCATGGGGCCCAACCGCACCGACACCTCGTACGGCAACCTCGTGGACGAGGAGGGGTACATCTTCTTCCCCTACGTGGGCAAGCTGAAGGTCCAGGGCATGACCATCAGCCAGGTCCGCGACGCCCTCACCACCCAGCTGGCCAAGTCGCTGCGCAATCCCCAGGTGGACGTGAAGGTCCTGGTCTACCGTTCCCAGAAGGTCTACGTGGGCGGCGAGGTGCGGAACCCGGCCATCTACCCCGTTACGGACGTCCCCTTCACCCTCGCCGAGGCCATCAATCGGGCCGGCGGCTTGCTGCCCGCCGCGGATGACAGCCGCATGGTGCTGACCCGGGGCTCGAAGTCCTGGATGCTCAATTTCCAGGCCCTCATGGCCATGGGCAATGCCTCTGGGCAGATCCTGCTCCAGGACGGCGACTCCCTGCAGATCCCCAACGCCAGCGAGGAACCGGTGTACCTCATGGGTGAACTCATGCGGCCGGGCAACATCCCCCTCGTCCACGGCAAGCTCAGCCTTGCCAAGGCCATTTCCGAAGTGGGCGGAATCCAGGTCAGCAGCGCGGACGCGACCTCCATCTACGTCATCCGTTCCGCCGGTGCGGCCAACAAGGTGGACGTCTTCCACCTGGACGCCCGCAACCCCGCCTCCATGATCCTGGCCGACAAGTTCGCCCTGAATCCCAGGGACATCGTCTACGTCGACGCCGGCACGCTGGTGCGGTTCAGCCGCGTGATGAACCTGCTCATGCCCACCATCAACGCCGTCACGGCCGGGGCCTCCACCGGGGCGCAGGTCTACTATTTCAAGAAGCGCCTCTAGGCGAACGATCCACCCGGCCATGCCCGCCCCAACATCCTCCAAAGGTCGTCTCCTGAATTCACCCCTTTTGATCGAGTCCATTCTCGTAGTCTGCGACGGCAACCATTGTCGAAGCCCCATGGCGGAGGCCCTGCTCAAGGCCGGCGCGGGGGAGGGGCTGACCATCGGGTCCGCCGGACTCGGGGCCCTGGAGGACTACCCTGCCGATCCGGAAGCGGCCCGGCTGATGGCAGCCGAGGGCCTGGACATCGGGAGCCACCGGGGCAGGCACTTCACTCCTGCCCTCGCGCTGGAGACGGATCTCATCCTCGTCATGGACGAACGCCAGAAAAAGGACTGCGAGAGAAGGGTCCCCAGCGCCCATGGGCGCATCTTCCTCCTCGGGCACTGGCGGCCGTCCCCCGATCGGGAAATTCCGGATCCGTTCCGGAAGGGGCCCGACGTCTTCCTGCAGGTTCTCAAGCAAATTCGCCAGTCCGTCGACGACTGGCTGATTCACGTGGTTCCCAAGCAAAGGTCTTCATGAACAACGCCTCCGCCCCCAACCCCAACAGGCCCCCCTTTTCCCAAGTGGGGGTTCCAGCTCCCCTGGCCGCCCAGGACAAGGCGGATGAATTCAACTTGAGCGAGGTTTTCGCCAACCTGTGGGAGGGGCGGTACCTGATTCTGGGTTCAGTGTTCCTCTTTGGGGCCGTGGGGCTCCTCTATGTCCTTTCGGCCACCCCCATCTACCAGGTCGAAGGCCTCCTGCAGACGGAAACGGCCAAGAGCTACAGCACCCAGACCGCGGAATTCACCAAGATGGAAGGGGTCTTCGCCCAGACGACCGTGGCCCAGGGCGAAATCGAGATCGTCAAGAGCAACCTCGTGCTCGGCCGGGTCGTGACCAACCTGGGCCTGGACATCCAAGCCGCGCCCGTGCTCACCCCCCTGGTGGGCAAGCTCCTCAACCGGAACCCCCTCACCCGGCCGAAAGTGGAGGTGACCTCCTTCGAAGTGCCGGACAAAGCCAGGGGGACCCTTTTCAAGCTGACCGCCCTGGCAGGGGGACTCTACCGGTGGAGCGGCCCGGATGGTTCCGTCCTGGCTGAAGGCAAGCCCGGCGAGCGGTTGAGCGCCACCTGGAATGGC from Geothrix sp. 21YS21S-2 includes these protein-coding regions:
- a CDS encoding APC family permease, translating into MNNAYQRHIGPFSATMLIAGSMIGSGIFIVPAEMVRTGGTGAFLLLAWGLTAVLTLLGAHSYGELAGIFPTAGGPFVYLKESYGRLVAFLYGWTTFLIIETGALAAVAMAFGKFLGTFLPAVSETRYLVGPLEVRALEVVPGIVVGPYHLGLTPARLAAIGVIVLLSVVNAYGGRIGVWIQNVFTVAKLGSLAALILVGLLADAPAHPPGAAVPGALPFLAALLVVQSGSLFSSDSWNSVTFIASEIREPRRSIPLALLVGPLLVLGLYLLANTVYLRILGPGGIASAPGDRVGTATLNALFGPAGSRAMALAILVSTFGCANGLVLAGSRLYQTLAADRLFFSLAARLNRFGVPAWAMGFQAAWACLLTLTGSYAQLLEFSMVAATLFYVLTVAGIFVLRWKRPTLERPVKIFAYPFPPLIYLAGALAFIAVLLVYRPSYTWPGMALVLLGVPVYRVAFRAKHTFQTICKRRWWNHQK
- a CDS encoding TlyA family RNA methyltransferase, with product MARTRLDLLLVQRGLCETRSKAAARIMAGDALVDDRPVTKAGALVAEEAVLRLRGEALPFVSRGGLKLAHGLEAFRVDPEGRVCFDAGASTGGFTDCLLQRGATRVYAVDVGTNQLHWKLRSDPRVVSMEQVNLRLWDPALVPEPCSLLVADLSFISLRLAIPPILPSLAPGADAILLVKPQFEAGRDDVGSGGIVRDPEVHERVKREIWDFFLESGLRPLAWDVSPILGGEGNKEFLLHLRRRSLPPVT
- a CDS encoding polysaccharide biosynthesis/export family protein, which translates into the protein MLRTLGHAQVPSSIPVRVAPLRFRLGLGLLALTLLAGCQAPGMKLTSRPNSHERPEDVGGLAVTLHPVSPELVNRQAARPAVPVDLSALVSDRAQVYHVGSQDVLLVTVWDHPEISLPMGPNRTDTSYGNLVDEEGYIFFPYVGKLKVQGMTISQVRDALTTQLAKSLRNPQVDVKVLVYRSQKVYVGGEVRNPAIYPVTDVPFTLAEAINRAGGLLPAADDSRMVLTRGSKSWMLNFQALMAMGNASGQILLQDGDSLQIPNASEEPVYLMGELMRPGNIPLVHGKLSLAKAISEVGGIQVSSADATSIYVIRSAGAANKVDVFHLDARNPASMILADKFALNPRDIVYVDAGTLVRFSRVMNLLMPTINAVTAGASTGAQVYYFKKRL
- a CDS encoding DUF3857 domain-containing protein; the encoded protein is MRVRALLSAALPCAVAFAAPAETDWHLLPAFSAEPAVLLREGSNRMPREGQAVHELLEDTRVTFDAQGRRETVYRYIFRVDHESGVKSWQTVGSAWAPWHQERPVIRARVITPDGRVHALDPATLGEFPMNEDDTTLYDDRRRLAGPLPQLAVGAVAEVEVVTQETAPVHASGTLATLSLHQPVPVEHTRVRVEVPEALPFRWKLAGLGPVQPQRTRENGRVRLTLELGPMEPPEDPEAYSDPEAQPRPSLTFSTAPSWAAAAAGYLEITERQIAGADLAAWARSAMGDATDPREKINRLLARIGRTVRYTGVEFGEAGIVPRTPAETLARGYGDCKDKAALLVALLRQAGIEARMALLETGPGRDVDPELPGLNHFDHAIVVVPGAEPLWIDVTAEYGRAGDLPFMDQGRQALVVDRGTTGLATTPRAPSTANLILETREVFLSESGKARVVETSHPSGLAEMTLRGEFPPADPKKQKDNLRKYVQDTYTARELGECVVAEASDLGRPFTLRLEGLDCGMGLTTDVDAAVTLNAWDMSSRLRKLIPTSYDRKGKAPVQHRKQDLLIPEPYSVEWRYRIAVPAGFEARPLPPSDRLPFGPASLVRTFEKGPEGMVLATFRFDSGKARWTAVEVEAAREALEAFGASLPTRLLFDQVGEAHLAAGRIKEALRTFHTQAEAQPSKGIPLSRLAIALLQAGLGGAARDAARKACSLEPASMFTQRALGWVLLHDLVNRSYHPGWDYPGALAAYRRAKELAPQDALTRKNLAILLEHNREGMRYGPGADLDAAIREYQDLRKELKVEDMNVNLLTVLWRAGRYKEVEACARTLPTPREGHAWLLAALAATRGGTAALQEGATVIADQAQRRSALLEAGDLLAGARLYQEAATLLSAGADGAANAPAIRGRASVLARTRIFDVRKLDPADPATPVWRLLQTAVDSAATDADLLKLFTPALRASVGKEGGVKDLRKGLGFNTMKRNGTGVAPAVTLDVIHALSQVVVTGDPASAFKVSLKTPGAEDSNALSWFVVQEKGQFLLAATDSILSTLGIEAIRRLDKGDEAGARAMLDHALDEVRPGSKDDPLSGHPFRLFWEKGRTATRDEIRVAAAALEGPDKDCAGAVAILAAAPPSEKRDLALMNAHLARSEWNAALPLSEGLAKAHPTSKVAARAWAASLNGKRKWPELLAAAGQALARTPDDNEPADWKAKALGMLGRHQEREDVLKALVDSGRATSTDFNNLAWGTLVQGRVTDQSVEWARRSVLLKAEKNGAGQHTLASLLAERGEAKEALDIFHKEMSDLEEDEPRSQDWYLLGRIAEQFGETEAAIDSYRRVTPPKDDSEAEVDSCHALAVKRLKRLDKPARSQST
- the mltG gene encoding endolytic transglycosylase MltG — encoded protein: MARSRTSTRLAAAVALLALLPLSGLWLWKRQGPLVAQSMLLVKRGTTVDALADQMERDGLIRSAALFKLWARARKLQLIRGEYTIEPRASLADVAGKLKRADIHYTNIVLPVGAHGWAIQRRLRDFVPEDVFWTLWKSPRLAKTAGFPEAETLEGLLAPATYRVNHAQEPEEILLAMAEAFRDKVLPSLEGGALPPYQTLILASLAEKETRLPEELTKVAGVYAQRLKIGMRLQCDPTSLYARWASGDLRFTAPTPEDIHRASRFNTYTVGGLPPTPIAIPSAAAIEAAKVPQMGRDLYFVATGRGGHSFAPSLAEHNRNVGVYRKEVKRQKKAMALHG
- a CDS encoding nucleoside-diphosphate sugar epimerase/dehydratase → MAETTDPPQAEDGQAGNRFLKGPHVRKVVKVALDTFVACLGFVVASSVLLQGVNFGRGMVAFVLIAMFINLGLRFHTQHYRAMDIHDARWLVLGTATLAGTNMTLCLVRGGWTDNVRPDVVLGASLITGILWVVVRMAALAIHQRRHSHPSVVPGGMLAERTLIIGAGRAGVLLCQELREHPRLRCNVLGFIDDDLEKQGLRILGIPVLGPTTLLPLIIREQNVSQVILGMAGVRGARLRELSKIVMTEGIKLKTVPGIMDLVGDRPWKPEVRDIAIEDLLRRDPITLDTEAIRKALDNQVVLITGAGGSIGSELARRVADIHPGKLVLLGRGENSLWEVQRQLVNLFPNQEVEIALCDIRNPARLHQVFEKWRPRVVLHAAAHKHVPFLEANPEEAIENNIFGTRNVIEAAKACGTRIFVNVSTDKAVNPVNMLGASKAVGELLVARAAIECPGSKFVSVRFGNVLGSRGSVIPLFRDQIRGGGPVTITHPDMVRYFMTIPEAAQLVLQAGILGDTGKVFALDMGEPVHIVNLAEEMVRLSGFSPGVDVDIRFTGVRPGEKLVEELFTEGRVSRTTVHPKVFEAKEFPVDPERLREGLAVLREILDGEGETCYPKMLRCFMELIPTFQPSPHGLGRYLDAEATPVNGKIVAPAAPIDFRSPETLGLRAYI
- a CDS encoding low molecular weight protein-tyrosine-phosphatase — encoded protein: MPAPTSSKGRLLNSPLLIESILVVCDGNHCRSPMAEALLKAGAGEGLTIGSAGLGALEDYPADPEAARLMAAEGLDIGSHRGRHFTPALALETDLILVMDERQKKDCERRVPSAHGRIFLLGHWRPSPDREIPDPFRKGPDVFLQVLKQIRQSVDDWLIHVVPKQRSS